Proteins encoded within one genomic window of Marinobacter halotolerans:
- a CDS encoding class I SAM-dependent methyltransferase encodes MTDVYSQKARAFYDQYQSLTFEQVHQDWLSFLGDKSGLALDVGAGSGRDASALSARGWDVVAVEPAAGLRELGQDATRSQSIHWVDDQLPDLGKIRQLSYRFDLILVSAVWMHIPPSDRERAFRILTELLAPGGMLVITLRHGPGDGERLFYDVSREELEGFAKRRALIPLPLPVGRNKDELQRDEVSWETLAFRLADDGTGALPTIRHIIVNDNKSSTYKLGLLRTLVRIADGAPGLALKRTDDWVDIPLGAVGLFWIMLYHPLVLRHQLRQAPGSRGYGFATADFFKLQNFMPLDFRVGMALSADVAPVVLRAIRDACSTILKNPAHFTTWPGSNRPIFEGGSARMTIKKAPARLDKATLSRFGTFRVPSFLWDAFSRYACWIEPAIVNEWIDLMGSWDLRYRIDDYHRGLQWVEGRRDTSVVRQMINQQLQTGRVECVWTAKNLKAERFDVDHCFPWSRWNNNDLWNLMPATHTANASKSEKLPGDLLLKEAHPRVVNWWEQAIVGTSREEQFFSEAEASLPLLGQERTVEGVFEGMLQQRLRLKINLQLAEWLGV; translated from the coding sequence GTGACTGACGTCTACAGCCAGAAGGCCAGAGCTTTCTATGACCAGTACCAGTCGCTTACCTTCGAACAGGTTCACCAAGACTGGCTCTCCTTCCTTGGCGATAAATCAGGCCTTGCTCTGGATGTCGGCGCAGGCAGCGGTCGCGATGCCAGCGCCCTTTCAGCGCGGGGCTGGGACGTTGTCGCGGTGGAGCCTGCCGCTGGCTTACGAGAGTTGGGGCAGGACGCCACTCGCAGCCAGAGCATTCATTGGGTAGACGATCAGTTACCCGATCTAGGTAAGATCCGGCAGCTCAGCTATCGCTTCGATCTCATTCTTGTTTCCGCCGTCTGGATGCATATCCCGCCCTCTGATCGTGAACGTGCTTTTCGAATCCTGACTGAGCTTTTGGCACCGGGTGGCATGCTGGTGATTACGCTCCGGCATGGGCCCGGTGATGGCGAACGGCTTTTTTACGATGTCAGTAGGGAAGAGCTGGAGGGTTTTGCCAAGCGCCGGGCACTGATCCCGCTTCCGTTGCCGGTTGGGCGCAATAAGGATGAGCTTCAGAGGGACGAAGTTTCCTGGGAGACCCTGGCATTTCGGTTGGCGGACGACGGCACAGGTGCATTGCCGACCATCCGTCACATCATCGTTAATGATAATAAGTCCTCGACTTACAAGTTGGGTTTGCTGCGAACCCTTGTCCGGATTGCTGACGGAGCGCCCGGCTTGGCGCTTAAGCGTACTGATGACTGGGTGGATATTCCGCTTGGGGCGGTCGGACTGTTCTGGATTATGCTCTATCACCCCTTGGTTCTACGGCATCAACTGAGGCAAGCGCCAGGTAGTCGTGGCTATGGCTTTGCCACCGCGGATTTCTTCAAGCTGCAGAATTTCATGCCTCTGGATTTCAGAGTGGGTATGGCGCTGTCGGCAGATGTTGCTCCGGTAGTCCTTCGTGCTATCCGGGATGCTTGCTCGACCATTCTCAAGAATCCCGCACATTTTACGACCTGGCCCGGCAGTAACCGTCCGATCTTCGAGGGCGGTTCGGCCAGAATGACCATCAAGAAGGCACCAGCGCGTTTGGACAAAGCAACGCTTTCCCGTTTTGGTACCTTCCGTGTTCCTTCATTTCTCTGGGATGCATTCAGTCGCTATGCGTGCTGGATTGAGCCTGCGATTGTTAATGAATGGATTGATTTGATGGGTAGCTGGGATCTGCGTTACCGCATTGATGACTATCATCGTGGTTTGCAGTGGGTTGAAGGTCGTCGCGATACGTCAGTTGTTCGCCAAATGATTAACCAGCAGCTCCAGACAGGCAGGGTGGAGTGTGTGTGGACGGCCAAAAATCTCAAAGCCGAGCGGTTTGACGTCGACCACTGCTTTCCGTGGTCGCGATGGAACAACAACGATCTCTGGAATCTGATGCCAGCGACCCATACAGCGAATGCCTCCAAGTCTGAAAAGCTGCCGGGGGACTTGCTGCTCAAGGAGGCGCACCCTCGAGTAGTAAATTGGTGGGAGCAAGCCATTGTGGGCACGTCTCGTGAGGAGCAGTTCTTCTCAGAGGCTGAGGCCTCGCTACCATTGCTGGGGCAGGAGCGAACCGTGGAAGGCGTTTTTGAGGGGATGCTTCAGCAGCGATTGAGGTTGAAGATCAACCTTCAGTTGGCTGAATGGTTAGGCGTTTAG
- a CDS encoding flavin monoamine oxidase family protein, with the protein MQNVRIAIVGAGLAGLYAAYSLEKRGIKDYVILEAREVLGGRIASTMSGVGGFDLGPSWFWPAFQTDMARLVEDLELETFQQFETGDMLLERSSNQPPERTRGYVNSPPSMRIAGGMYALIDVLYRRIDSARVVTGQAVRQLRMSEPHVELVSENARGETFSHFADHVLLAMPPRLVESQLTFSPALPDELASQWRGTDTWMAPHAKYMAVFDQPFWRDQGLSGEARSAVGPMVEIHDASAPGGKAALFGFLGVPADVRSSVSEEELMTACRTQFMRLFGSQADKPEAEFIKDWAREIYTATDSDQRSSGDHPMPALSPISGVWTNRVTGIGSEWSREFTGYLAGAIDAVNRGLDSF; encoded by the coding sequence ATGCAAAACGTCCGCATCGCCATTGTTGGCGCCGGCCTGGCGGGTTTATACGCCGCTTATTCACTTGAGAAGAGGGGCATCAAGGACTATGTCATTCTCGAGGCCCGGGAGGTTCTTGGTGGGCGGATTGCTTCTACGATGTCAGGCGTTGGGGGCTTCGATCTCGGGCCCTCCTGGTTCTGGCCCGCATTCCAGACCGATATGGCGCGACTGGTAGAAGATCTTGAACTGGAGACCTTCCAGCAATTTGAAACCGGCGACATGCTGCTGGAGCGTTCATCGAATCAGCCGCCTGAGAGAACCCGTGGGTACGTCAATTCTCCGCCGTCTATGCGCATCGCCGGTGGCATGTATGCCCTCATTGATGTTTTATACCGGCGGATTGATTCAGCACGTGTAGTGACAGGCCAGGCGGTCCGCCAGCTGCGCATGTCAGAACCACATGTGGAGTTAGTGAGCGAAAATGCGAGAGGAGAAACCTTTAGCCATTTTGCAGACCATGTGTTGTTGGCCATGCCGCCTAGATTGGTTGAGTCTCAGCTTACGTTTTCCCCCGCCTTGCCTGACGAGCTTGCAAGCCAGTGGCGAGGGACGGATACCTGGATGGCCCCTCATGCAAAATATATGGCCGTGTTCGACCAGCCTTTCTGGCGGGATCAGGGGTTATCCGGGGAGGCTCGAAGTGCCGTTGGGCCAATGGTTGAGATCCATGATGCTTCTGCTCCGGGCGGGAAGGCGGCCTTGTTTGGTTTCCTGGGTGTGCCTGCTGATGTGCGCTCTAGTGTTTCTGAGGAAGAGCTTATGACTGCTTGCCGCACCCAGTTTATGCGACTGTTTGGTTCGCAAGCGGACAAACCAGAGGCAGAATTTATCAAGGACTGGGCTAGAGAGATTTACACCGCCACCGACTCGGATCAAAGATCCTCTGGCGATCACCCGATGCCTGCCTTGTCGCCGATCTCAGGGGTATGGACTAACCGGGTAACCGGCATTGGCAGTGAGTGGTCACGTGAGTTTACGGGGTACCTGGCCGGCGCTATTGATGCGGTCAATCGCGGCCTGGATTCTTTTTAG
- a CDS encoding YdcH family protein: protein MTLEKHDLIHEFPDSKEAIHQLKTTNNHFAKLFDEYHELDHAVHHFEGGAENTSDEHLEDLKKQRLNLKDRLSGMIREHESLAAK, encoded by the coding sequence ATGACACTGGAAAAACACGATCTGATTCATGAATTCCCAGACTCAAAAGAAGCCATTCATCAACTGAAAACCACCAACAACCATTTCGCGAAACTGTTTGATGAGTACCATGAGCTGGACCATGCCGTTCACCATTTCGAAGGTGGTGCAGAGAACACCTCTGACGAGCATCTGGAAGATCTCAAGAAGCAGCGCCTGAATCTGAAAGACCGGCTTTCTGGCATGATTCGCGAGCACGAATCATTAGCTGCAAAATAG
- a CDS encoding outer membrane beta-barrel protein, translating into MFKKAAMISVLAISASPVFAEDSAEEKQFSIGIASFATVIRTDTGFGTGSDDFSGFALLGTGAVNDNVGFRLTYASQSHDTDSNLDLNAIEGSLIAGTGLATTGFKAYGSLGFFNETLEYSGFSQEFDFSGLMFGGGIGYNWNPVSLEFWVNFRDSSDYEDFVGGGYDVTATSGGLALSARF; encoded by the coding sequence ATGTTCAAGAAAGCAGCGATGATTTCAGTACTGGCGATCTCTGCCTCACCTGTCTTTGCAGAAGACTCCGCAGAAGAAAAGCAGTTCTCCATCGGCATTGCCTCATTTGCCACCGTCATTCGCACTGATACGGGTTTTGGAACGGGGTCTGATGACTTTTCAGGGTTTGCGTTGCTCGGGACAGGGGCTGTTAATGACAACGTCGGCTTCCGGCTAACCTACGCCAGCCAAAGCCATGACACCGACTCCAATCTGGATCTGAACGCAATTGAGGGCAGCCTGATCGCAGGTACCGGCCTTGCCACAACCGGTTTCAAGGCCTACGGCTCGCTCGGCTTTTTCAATGAAACACTGGAATATAGCGGCTTTAGCCAGGAGTTCGATTTTAGCGGCCTGATGTTCGGTGGCGGAATTGGCTATAACTGGAACCCGGTGTCCCTGGAGTTCTGGGTCAACTTCCGTGATTCCAGTGATTATGAAGACTTTGTCGGCGGCGGTTATGATGTTACCGCTACGTCTGGTGGCCTGGCGTTATCCGCGAGGTTCTGA
- a CDS encoding alpha/beta fold hydrolase: MNFGENFKEARIETSGAAINLVHGGQGRQPLLLLHGYPQTHVMWHRVVPFLAPHFHIVCPDLRGYGDSERPPSDPDHSAYSKRAMASDMAQVMKELGHEQFLVAGHDRGARVAHRMALDYPERVSRACVMDIAPTLHMFNHTDQQFATGYYHWFFLIQPDGLPERMIGCDPEYYLTEKLKRWSGPEAQFDPDALAEYVRCFSEPAAIHASCEDYRAAATIDLKHDEQDRGRKIECPLLVLWGNQGFVHRTYDVLEVWRGYAKQVEGQALDCGHFLPEEAPEEVARALLGFIR; this comes from the coding sequence ATGAATTTCGGAGAGAATTTCAAAGAAGCCCGGATTGAAACATCCGGCGCCGCCATCAATCTGGTGCATGGCGGGCAGGGCAGGCAACCCCTGTTGTTGCTCCATGGCTATCCGCAGACCCATGTCATGTGGCACCGGGTCGTTCCTTTCCTGGCACCCCATTTCCACATCGTCTGCCCCGACCTTCGGGGTTACGGCGACAGTGAGAGGCCGCCGTCCGATCCTGATCACAGCGCCTATTCAAAGCGGGCCATGGCTTCGGACATGGCGCAGGTGATGAAAGAGCTGGGCCATGAGCAGTTTCTGGTCGCAGGCCATGACCGCGGCGCCCGGGTGGCTCACCGGATGGCGCTGGATTATCCGGAAAGGGTCAGCCGGGCCTGTGTCATGGACATTGCGCCGACGCTGCACATGTTCAACCACACAGATCAGCAGTTTGCGACCGGCTACTATCACTGGTTCTTTCTGATTCAGCCGGACGGGCTACCGGAGCGGATGATCGGCTGCGATCCCGAGTATTACCTGACTGAAAAGCTGAAGCGATGGAGCGGGCCCGAAGCACAGTTTGATCCAGATGCGTTGGCGGAATATGTGCGGTGTTTCAGCGAACCGGCGGCGATTCACGCGTCCTGCGAGGATTACAGGGCAGCGGCCACCATTGATCTGAAACACGATGAGCAGGACCGGGGCCGTAAGATCGAGTGTCCCTTATTGGTACTCTGGGGAAATCAGGGTTTTGTTCACCGCACTTATGACGTGCTCGAGGTATGGCGGGGCTATGCCAAACAAGTGGAAGGCCAGGCGCTGGACTGCGGGCATTTTCTGCCGGAGGAGGCACCTGAGGAGGTGGCGAGGGCGTTGCTGGGTTTTATCAGATAA
- a CDS encoding virulence RhuM family protein, translated as MSDENTAPIVIYENADHAVEVRLDEAQETLWLTQAQMGTLFGVKPQNITMHLKNIYAEGELVEEGTCKDFLQVQSEGGREVRRKRKHYSLDAVISVGYRISSARATRFRVWATRILREHLTQGWTISRHRFEENAQELEAALRLVRKAAQSPSSVCLR; from the coding sequence ATGAGTGACGAAAATACCGCCCCAATTGTGATCTATGAAAATGCCGATCATGCAGTTGAGGTGCGCCTGGATGAGGCTCAAGAAACTCTATGGTTAACACAGGCACAAATGGGCACGTTGTTTGGAGTAAAGCCCCAGAACATCACAATGCACCTGAAGAATATCTATGCGGAGGGTGAGCTGGTAGAGGAAGGAACTTGTAAGGATTTCTTACAAGTTCAGTCTGAAGGCGGGCGAGAGGTAAGGCGCAAGCGGAAACATTACAGCTTGGACGCTGTAATTTCTGTGGGTTATCGAATTAGCTCTGCTCGAGCAACCAGATTCAGAGTATGGGCCACCCGCATTTTACGCGAGCACCTCACCCAGGGCTGGACCATTAGCCGCCATCGCTTTGAAGAGAACGCCCAGGAGCTTGAAGCGGCCTTAAGGTTGGTGCGCAAGGCAGCTCAGAGTCCTTCATCAGTCTGTCTTCGGTGA